One Aegilops tauschii subsp. strangulata cultivar AL8/78 chromosome 2, Aet v6.0, whole genome shotgun sequence genomic window, TCTCGGTAGTTTTTGATGTGCTGGCTCCTTCGAGAGGTATTCATCGAGGAAATTAGAGAAGTTCTGAACTTGTATTGCGATGCCTCGGGTCAAAGAGTAAATTTGGAGATCTTCTGTGTTCTTTAGCAAGGGTTGTCCCAATGACTTGAAGGCTGAAGTGAAGAAGTTTTAGAGGTACAATAAGAAGCACTTTTATAAGAAAGGAATCCCTCGATATGCCTACGGAGGTGCGAATGTCGACGAAAGAGGTATTCAAGTATGTGAAGGGTTGATTGTCGAAAAGAATGCAAGGGTGGATTAAACCATTttacagaagaaaaaaataggaaaaaacTAAGACGGGGAAGTATTATCCAAAGACTACACAACCCCCCATGGTTGAAGAAAACCTCTGTGCTCGTAAGATTTAGCTAGTTAGACACCATGGAAAATAGGTCTCTATCACCCGATACCTGCATAATAGACCAAGTATGGAGCCAGTATGTACATGCATGAATAACCTACACAAGATCGAGTTGAAACCACATCATTTCTGGAAAGCCAATGACTCCAACATAAGGATGCCCCCGACGAATATATGTGAATGGAATTTTTATCAATACGTACCCCTCAACTAGTTTCCAATCATATTATGCGCTCCACCGGACTGTTGGACGTTTTAAGATATATGGACTATGGACCGTACCACACAAGTATGCTTACATTCAAAGAATGTGTGTTTAATGGACTCGTTATGAGGACAAAAGGCATAACACTTACTACCTTCCTAGTTACAACGTGTGAgcatatgagcagcggaaagtaaagcatggaatttgcaagaaagtaaagggatgggattggagtgtgcaaacgcaattggagtcTCGGagttttttatccgtggttccgataggtggtgctatcgtacatccacgttgatggagacttcaacccacgaagggtaacggctacgcgagtccacgaagggctccacccacgaagggtccacgaagaagcaaccttgtctatcccaccatggtcgtcgcccacgaaggacttgcctcactagggtagatcttcacgaagtaggcgatctccttgcccgtacaaactccttggttcaactccacaatcttgacggaggctcccaagtgacacctaactaatctaggagacaccactctccaaaaggtaatagatggtgtgttgatgatgaactccttgctcttgtgcttcaaatgatagtctccccaacactcaactctctctcacggatttggatttggtggaaagatgatttgagcggaaagcaacttggggaaggctagagatcaagatttatgtggttggaatggaatgtcttggtctcaacacatgagtaggtggttctctctcagaaaatgaatgctggaagtgtaggcatgttctgatggctttctccatgaatgaagagagggtggaggggtatatatagccttcacacaaaatctaaccgttacacataatttaccaaactcggtgggaccgaatcagaaaactcggtcggaccgatttagttcaaaatgtgaccgttaggcatttcggtgggacaaATATGATCAAcacggtgggaccgatgtgctagggttagggtaaaacctcaccttggtttgaccgattacacaaactcggtgggaccgattttggtaataagcgaaacagagagttggtcaagcaaactcggtgggaccgattgcagatctcggtgagaccgaaattattgcaataggcaacagagagtttgcaagcccatctcggtgagaccaagatcccatcggtgagaccgaattgattagggtttgtggcagtggccaTGTCAACTGAACTctgtggcgccggatagatcaaatcggtggggccaagtttgacttttggtttgggacaaaaGTGgttgtgagaaagtggttgagggctttggagcatatcactaagcacttagagcaagcaagccattaagcaacacctcatcccctttttataatattggctttcctatggactcaatgtgatcttggatcgctgaaatagaaaatgtagagtcatgagctttgagcttgagccaatcctttgtccttagcatctagaaggggttccacatcctcttgtccatgccactccactgttgaacttatctgaaacatactagatagaagtattagtccaacaagaaatatgttgacattaattaccaaaatcacccagggagcacttgtgctttcaatctcccctttttggtaattgatgacaatatacatcaaagctttaaataaagatatagagaaaggcaggtaaagctttggaaggacatgtaacatgcataggctccccctacaagTATGCATTCATGTAAATATGAatataagagcatgtgaatgcatgatcatgatagagcaagcaatgagttacatgtatcttggctatatgcatcagagcaaatggtgtgaatataggaaatgtaccttcatgctcatgagtccttcttgcaaacaatatgtacatcagcaagagatcctcatgcacatgagtgtgggGTGGCAGACGCGACTCTGGAAGATGTAATGGAAGTGGAAGTGGTGGTGTACCCTTTGGTAGGGTTCTGGAAGAGGTGATGGCCCagatcatgaatggaataggaaCAATGTCAGAGGGCGAGTCTATAATGGTCAAGGGAGTTAGTGGTGGAACGGAGCGTATGCACATACGGAATCCCATACCCTAATTAGAATGCATCGTCGGAAAAAATAGGAAATATGCGGCGGGTTAGTGATGTTAACATGACAGAGTAGTTCTTTCGGCAAGAAAGATATTGGCGTCAAACTCCAATGTGGATATGGGGGGATGAGCAGAATTTAAAGGGTTCCTGCAGATGAGCCATCTAAGGTGGCAGACATGGTTGGCACTTTTTATGGAAGTACTATGGTAGACCCCTTAGAGCCACCATAAGGAaataaaaaacaagaaaaaggaaaaggaaaatatGGAGTAGCAATCGACAATACAGTACACAGTGGAACTTTCAAAGGCTCGGCGGCAACCCATGAGGGTGACCGCCGGGAGCAATACACTCTTATCTTGGAACTGTCGGGGCTTCGGGAATGGACCGACAGTTCAAGCTTTGCTGGATGTATAGAGAGATGTGGATCTGGATGTTTTTATCGGAGACTCATTTAGATAGCTATCCGGCTAGATGCTTAAGGCGAAGATTGAAGATGGAACAAAAATTTGTTTGTATTAGTGATGATCAAAGAAAAGGaggattgttgttgttgttgtagaaaATTAATGCTAAGGTACAACGGTTGGAGTTAGATATACGGGGCTGTTTGGTTGGTGCCCATGCCAGCCCTACCAAAGCGAGGGCTTGCCAAAATTTTGGTGATGGATTTGGCCGCCAGGGATTTGCCCACGGATTGCTGCAGAATCTGAAAGGGTGACCAAATAATTGGCAGGGATCCAGAAAATTGGCTATGATCCAAACACCTACCAACACATCGGTCAACGACCAGATAATTGGCAGGGCAGCTCTGGGCTCCCATCCAAACAGCTAAGAAATGCATGCAAAGGCTAAGGCCACTACTTCTAGATTAACTCCCGGGTGATTGCACACATCTCGCACGTTGAGGAGGGATCTCTGTTGGGACGCAACTGGGGAGAGGAGGTGGGCTTCTCTATTAAGACGCGGTGGGTGAGGGGCACACATGTGGTTTTACCCCTTCTCTATATCTCTTCTCATTTTCCTGGTGGGGCACACACCCATGTAggatttttgtttttgtttttttgttgtaAGTTCCAAAAATTTAAAAGTTCACAAAATTTGAAATTTCAAAATTTCAAGAAATTCAATTTCTAAAGTTTTTTtttaagtttcaaaaatcctGTAATTTTCCAATATTGTTTCTAAAAGTGCCTGGAACATAAAGTTATGAAAACTAGAAAGCGTCAAAACTGAAAAGTTCATAAAACAAGAAACTGTATATCTTGCATAGTGAATGTTAGTGTGTGAGCATAACTCCGTCTCTGTATCTTCTCCTCTATTCTCTGCCAGTCATTTTTGTAGTAGTGTTGATCTTTGACAACACTAGTATTCATTTGTGTTGTAAGATTGCCTCCATGTGGATTAGATGTTCCTTTTCAGGAGATTTCCTGCTGCCGGTCTTGTTGTATGTCTCCAGAAATCTGACTGGTTTATCTTCGTTCACATCTAACTAGTTCCACATGGATTTGTGTGTTTCAGAGTTCTAAGGAAAGAAGGAGGGTTCCTATGCTTGGAGTTGATTCATGCGGATGCTCTGATTTTTAGAGACATGTAAGTTTCATTTAGTCAAGTATGTTGCTGCAGCTGTAGGATAACTTCGTATTACCGCTTACCTGCGGCCTCTTTCCCTGTGTCGCACTGATGTGGTTCAATTCGATTTGGCAGGACTGTTCCTCACCGTGTATAGATGCTGGCTGCCACCGTGCAGTCAGTCTCGAGGATAAACAAAGTGAGCGCAATGCCCTCCAAGCAAGCAGCAAGCTCAGTCTCCAGTGCGTTATTGCATGTGTACAGGAATCTGCATGAAGAAAAGACGACGACTCCTCTCAAGGATAGTCATATCTGAACCAAATTCATGCTTATTGAATTGAGAGTACTGTAAAAGATCTTGACATTTAAAAGAAGCAAAAAATCTCATGTAGGCAAATACTGGTGCTACGCAAATACTGGTGCTACCTCTAAGACCAACACCTATAAACATCAAGGTTGACCACAAGTGTGGAGTGGAGTGGACTAAGCGTCGAGGTGTAACATGTAAAATGTAATGTCACACCAGTGGAGGGTTCTGTATGCCCTTTCCCTCTCTTTATAAAATGATACGCGTGCTATGCATAATCGAAAAAAAAAAGACCAACATCTATAAACACATAGCGGCTCTGTTGTCTCCACATAGACGAATGTGTGTCTACTAAGGATTATCCTTCCCCAACTTTTCTCATGGATCTCCACCACACCGTTATCGTTGCTCAACTTGTGTTTACTCACGACATCCCTAGTGAGATGGCAGGACATTGGCGATGAGTACGGTGGTATGTCCGACTCCACTATGTACAACCGGCTCCACTTGTGCTCTTTCATTGTCAACGAGTCCTCTAGAACCCAGACCTGCATATGTAACTCAAACAAATTTAAAGATGCAATACTTTCATGTGAACAAATAAATTCAATCGACTGATGCCCACTACTTACACGATAACGAAGGGTGCGGAACTTAAGTGAACAATGTCATTTTCTTTATCTAATGGAAAAAATCAATTACCCAGGTTTTGCTACTTCTTATTCTTAAGCCTCAATCAATTTAGAAAGGATCGGCTTTAGTTTAGTAAATTACTGCTACACGATATACTTTTTCTAAACATAATTTCACTTTTCTGAATTGATTGGGACATAAGTCTACTTATTGGGCATAGACGGATCCTAAGTGTATAATAATTCCGTAAATACATACCGATGATTTTTCAGCCGGTGAGAGAGAATACAGGATCCCCAACCTCCCCCGCACCTTCGTCAGGTGCCATCCGCCAGACCGCGCATCCGGTGGCGACTTGATGAAGCTGAGGCGCTCGCGGTCGAGGTCGAACGCCATGAGCTTCTTTCCATTCTTCGCGGCCCAGTACATGGTGCCGTCCACCCCCACGATGCCGGCGCTGTAATTGCATCTCGGGAGAGAGCCCGTGGCAACGTCCCGCCATGACGACTCCCCCAACGTGAAGACCTTCAACTGCTGCAAGTTTCCTCTCTTAGCGTAGGCGTCCACATGCACGATCTTGTACCGCCCGGCCGTGGGGTGGTACCCGAAGCCGTACGCCTCGTGCCAGCCTACTAAGCAGGTCCTTTCCGGGACGCCGGCGGTTGACGGCAGCGGCGGGATAGACAGCCTCTCGCCGGTGACCGGGTTGACCAGAGTGATGGCGGCGTCGGGCTTCCGCTTGTCGCGGAGGCAGATCAGGccgttgcaggtgccgacgaccATCGGCATCGTGCCTTCGCGGGGGCCAGGGCGGGCGTTGGCGTCGTTGTTTTTCCAAAGATATCTTCCGGGGCTCCCTGCTGATATTGATGGATCGTCCACGACGACGTACGCGGAGCCCTCGCCGGTGCCGACGAGAAGCTTGGCGCGGCTCTGCATCTCCGCCGTGCGCGTGTCCACGACGTCGCGCCAGTGACGGCAGACCAGGCGGGTCAGCCGCCGGGTGCTCGGAGGGAGCCGCAGGACGATGCTCACGAGCACGTCCGAGGACAATTCCCGTGGCATCCTTACCTTGATCGCCTGCGCTAGTGCTAGCTAGCCAGATGCGAGTTCGGCTCTTGGCTCGGCTGTTGCGATCTCGATCAATCTTTACCTAATAATATCCTCATATCTAGGAGTGGTTGCCAAGCACAGACCTAGGGTTCCTAATAACACGGACAAATTGCAAACGTACGGGTGAACTGTTGGGTTAATTTGTAGCGTTGTTTTTTTGCGAAAAAGGATAAGATATATTATAAAGATTCATCGGAAGTATAAAAcacctcaaacataataaaaattacgtAGAGGTCATGGGCCACCGAACGACCACCGCTGACGCGCCGCTGTCGCCGCTCCTATACCGAGCTGGTTTGACATTGTCCATGATAGCCGGGAAGTTttcatgcacgtgcccctaaGGACCAACGCCCCGGAGCTGCAGTCGTCGCCGTTGAACCGTTGAATCGATCTGAAGAACCTGACATCAAATATTGCCGATGCGAACGCACCGCCCCGAGGAGCTAGCAGAAATCTACGCCGGAGCTTCGTCTAATCCGTCCCAACGGACGAACTTGCGGAGTATCAGAGCCCGGAAGACTGACTCGAAGAAGAAGTGGCGCCATCCGTCCAAGCGCCACCCCTGCGAGGACTAAAACCCTACCTATCTACTAGCCAGATCCGAGGCAACAGAAACTCCATCCGTACCAATCTCGCCATCTCTTCGGTCAATGGTGAATTCAACGCCAAAGACCACAAAATGGCGGCATATAGAAACGTCGTCCTAAGGATGTCAACCCGATCTGAAGGACTCGGATTCCATTATGTCGCTAGAGACAGTGATCAAGCAGCGGATATCCTTGCCCGCAcgggcgccaagcgcgaccctgTTCCTAAAAACACATTTctggaaaggctctttaagccatccgtaACATGGCACGACGAGGCCACTGGCACAACAGTCAATGAGCACACCCAAATCGTACCGCGAGAAATCGAGCCCGACGACCACATCATTGGCGGCTCCACACTCGAGAAAACACCTTCGGCCCACGTAATCATGGCCGTCATCGCCTCATGGGCCGAACCCTTACTCGCTTACCTCCTGCGACAAGAGCTTCCCGATGACCAAACAGAGGCCCGACGCATAATCTGGTGCTCTAAAGCTTACAAGGtgcacgagggagagctttataaaaGAAGCACTACAGgggtccttcaaaggtgcatatCCGAAGAGGAGGGGCAACAGCTCCTGGCCGAAATACACGCCGGCATGGGAGGTCACCACGCGGCAGCCCGGGCCTTGGTCAGCCGCCTAGTTtcatttatttgtttgtgtattGTGCAAAACTATGTTGTATGTGTGATGCATTTGTGGATTTGATGAACTATGTAATAATTTGATATTGTGGGCATGTGTAATTTTTAATTTGATTATCGGATGTTTTATTCGAATTTGTGCGGCTGTACAGCAGCTGAACAACAGCTACGGCGGCCGTGCGGCGGCCGGCCGTTTTTGCATCTCCGGTTTACATCGCCTATTGGAGTTGTCCATTTACATCATCGTTTTACATTATCTATCGGATTTGGGTCTTTTTCAAAGATGTAAAACCCACTTTTGAGTGATGTGAATTATACAACACCTACATTTACATG contains:
- the LOC109767620 gene encoding F-box protein At3g07870-like encodes the protein MPRELSSDVLVSIVLRLPPSTRRLTRLVCRHWRDVVDTRTAEMQSRAKLLVGTGEGSAYVVVDDPSISAGSPGRYLWKNNDANARPGPREGTMPMVVGTCNGLICLRDKRKPDAAITLVNPVTGERLSIPPLPSTAGVPERTCLVGWHEAYGFGYHPTAGRYKIVHVDAYAKRGNLQQLKVFTLGESSWRDVATGSLPRCNYSAGIVGVDGTMYWAAKNGKKLMAFDLDRERLSFIKSPPDARSGGWHLTKVRGRSGF